A single Nerophis ophidion isolate RoL-2023_Sa linkage group LG26, RoL_Noph_v1.0, whole genome shotgun sequence DNA region contains:
- the spata18 gene encoding mitochondria-eating protein isoform X1 encodes MAQALNFLLNNSCGLQDKLQSWLLEYNMISCDENMNRCCETIEFTAKIQGELFSILNSIAAEGKHTDGVSAIKTRLLPCLGNCFSTLRSPVASIDATSSLSQELAEKDRKILELASCNKWLESQLCATQRQLDLVKAELNDAHRDLDKAKSKTVTTMLASEDELLKLKEDLRFAHSQIDLYKNKQVPYHDYDRQASMLRNEVSYLNKNRLMRNSTINALSSPRRSSSPLRFEVVPRAQLTSSSSSRLLRVVSRFNDLYAAERKEAESQLQNYISNSDTVQRIIFIAVVESFKTAKLAYRLLKLRTRKSLAAIHPGQENLEDTILEYIVKNQDLHDVQSSADDVVSAMKLNPSIACISKVNFDIIRPLIIETCKLAFTMQTLDSPLDLAFASDGEHFIGDKYRRSRDSDVSVQRVSYHIWPALMQGSTVRTKGEAVTKQEPLWSGSIDRNCGVSNMRSRSLSPTQNRSLMFQDRRSLSPGALSASCL; translated from the exons ATGGCGCAGGCGTTAAACTTTCTGTTGAACAATTCCTGCGGTTTACAGGACAAGCTGCAGAGTTGGCTGCTGGAGTACAAT ATGATTTCCTGTGACGAGAACATGAACAGGTGTTGTGAGACGATCGAGTTCACGGCCAAAATCCAAGGAGAGCTCTTTTCCATCCTGAACTCAATAGCTGCTGAAG GTAAGCACACAGATGGAGTGTCCGCCATCAAAACACGCTTGCTGCCGTGCCTGGGAAATTGTTTCTCAACATTAAGGTCGCCTGTTGCCAGCATTGACGCCACTTCAAGTCTCTCGCAG GAATTGGCGGAAAAGGACCGTAAGATCCTGGAGCTGGCCAGCTGCAACAAGTGGTTGGAGTCGCAGCTGTGCGCCACTCAGAGGCAGCTGGACTTGGTCAAGGCAGA GCTGAATGATGCTCATCGGGACCTGGACAAGGCAAAGAGCAAAACGGTGACCACCATGCTGGCCAGTGAGGATGAACTACTGAAGCTGAAAGAGGA TTTGAGATTCGCACACTCCCAGATAGACCTTTATAAGAATAAGCAGGTACCCTATCATGATTACGACCGGCAGGCCTCCATGTTGAGGAATGAGGTGTCCTACCTAAACAAAAACAG GTTGATGAGAAATAGTACTATTAACGCCTTATCCAGCCCGAGGCGCTCCTCCAGCCCCCTCAGGTTCGAGGTGGTCCCCCGAGCCCAGCTCACTAGCTCGAGCTCTTCCCGTCTGCTGCGCGTGGTGTCGCGCTTCAATGATCTGTACGCTGCGGAGCGCAAGGAGGCGGAGTCACAGCTTCAGAATTACATCAGCAACTCGGACACAGTCCAGAGGATCATCTTCATCGCTGTGGTG GAGTCCTTCAAGACTGCTAAACTAGCTTACCGTCTCTTAAAGCTGCGCACTCGCAAATCCTTGGCTGCAATTCATCCTGGGCAAGAGAATCTAGAGGATACCATCTTGGAGTACATAGTAAAAAACCAGGACCTCCATGATGTGCAGTCCAGCGCAGAT GATGTTGTCAGTGCCATGAAACTAAATCCTTCCATCGCCTGCATCTCAAAAGTCAACTTTGATATAATCAGACCCTTAATTATAGAGACATGCAAGCTGGCCTTCACCATGCAGACATTAGACTCACCCCTCGACTTGGCCTTCGCCAGTGATGGAGAACATTTCATCGGTGACAA ATATCGTCGCAGTCGTGACTCGGACGTCTCTGTTCAGCGAGTTTCGTACCACATCTGGCCCGCTCTGATGCAGGGCAGCACGgtgcggaccaaaggggaagctgtGACCAAACAAGAACCTCTG TGGAGTGGAAGCATTGACAGGAACTGTGGAGTCAGCAATATGCGATCACGCTCCCTCAGCCCGACTCAGAATCGCTCTCTT
- the spata18 gene encoding mitochondria-eating protein isoform X2 — protein MAQALNFLLNNSCGLQDKLQSWLLEYNMISCDENMNRCCETIEFTAKIQGELFSILNSIAAEGKHTDGVSAIKTRLLPCLGNCFSTLRSPVASIDATSSLSQELAEKDRKILELASCNKWLESQLCATQRQLDLVKAELNDAHRDLDKAKSKTVTTMLASEDELLKLKEDLRFAHSQIDLYKNKQVPYHDYDRQASMLRNEVSYLNKNRLMRNSTINALSSPRRSSSPLRFEVVPRAQLTSSSSSRLLRVVSRFNDLYAAERKEAESQLQNYISNSDTVQRIIFIAVVLRTRKSLAAIHPGQENLEDTILEYIVKNQDLHDVQSSADDVVSAMKLNPSIACISKVNFDIIRPLIIETCKLAFTMQTLDSPLDLAFASDGEHFIGDKYRRSRDSDVSVQRVSYHIWPALMQGSTVRTKGEAVTKQEPLWSGSIDRNCGVSNMRSRSLSPTQNRSLMFQDRRSLSPGALSASCL, from the exons ATGGCGCAGGCGTTAAACTTTCTGTTGAACAATTCCTGCGGTTTACAGGACAAGCTGCAGAGTTGGCTGCTGGAGTACAAT ATGATTTCCTGTGACGAGAACATGAACAGGTGTTGTGAGACGATCGAGTTCACGGCCAAAATCCAAGGAGAGCTCTTTTCCATCCTGAACTCAATAGCTGCTGAAG GTAAGCACACAGATGGAGTGTCCGCCATCAAAACACGCTTGCTGCCGTGCCTGGGAAATTGTTTCTCAACATTAAGGTCGCCTGTTGCCAGCATTGACGCCACTTCAAGTCTCTCGCAG GAATTGGCGGAAAAGGACCGTAAGATCCTGGAGCTGGCCAGCTGCAACAAGTGGTTGGAGTCGCAGCTGTGCGCCACTCAGAGGCAGCTGGACTTGGTCAAGGCAGA GCTGAATGATGCTCATCGGGACCTGGACAAGGCAAAGAGCAAAACGGTGACCACCATGCTGGCCAGTGAGGATGAACTACTGAAGCTGAAAGAGGA TTTGAGATTCGCACACTCCCAGATAGACCTTTATAAGAATAAGCAGGTACCCTATCATGATTACGACCGGCAGGCCTCCATGTTGAGGAATGAGGTGTCCTACCTAAACAAAAACAG GTTGATGAGAAATAGTACTATTAACGCCTTATCCAGCCCGAGGCGCTCCTCCAGCCCCCTCAGGTTCGAGGTGGTCCCCCGAGCCCAGCTCACTAGCTCGAGCTCTTCCCGTCTGCTGCGCGTGGTGTCGCGCTTCAATGATCTGTACGCTGCGGAGCGCAAGGAGGCGGAGTCACAGCTTCAGAATTACATCAGCAACTCGGACACAGTCCAGAGGATCATCTTCATCGCTGTGGTG CTGCGCACTCGCAAATCCTTGGCTGCAATTCATCCTGGGCAAGAGAATCTAGAGGATACCATCTTGGAGTACATAGTAAAAAACCAGGACCTCCATGATGTGCAGTCCAGCGCAGAT GATGTTGTCAGTGCCATGAAACTAAATCCTTCCATCGCCTGCATCTCAAAAGTCAACTTTGATATAATCAGACCCTTAATTATAGAGACATGCAAGCTGGCCTTCACCATGCAGACATTAGACTCACCCCTCGACTTGGCCTTCGCCAGTGATGGAGAACATTTCATCGGTGACAA ATATCGTCGCAGTCGTGACTCGGACGTCTCTGTTCAGCGAGTTTCGTACCACATCTGGCCCGCTCTGATGCAGGGCAGCACGgtgcggaccaaaggggaagctgtGACCAAACAAGAACCTCTG TGGAGTGGAAGCATTGACAGGAACTGTGGAGTCAGCAATATGCGATCACGCTCCCTCAGCCCGACTCAGAATCGCTCTCTT